One Cloacibacillus sp. genomic window carries:
- a CDS encoding phosphatidylglycerophosphatase A: MIKTPEMNTWYGQVATVGTLGRFSRMPGTLGSIAGSALWLLCRGIPAWGIAIVAIIGCIAADKYEKASERSDPGEVVIDEVVGVWIAAWGLDLSYAIVALFLFRIVDITKPCPIKYFEKLPGGAGIMADDIAGGIVVNLLLRFIHWLLFADGLASILALAGR; the protein is encoded by the coding sequence ATGATAAAGACGCCGGAAATGAATACCTGGTACGGACAGGTGGCGACGGTCGGCACGCTTGGACGTTTTTCAAGGATGCCGGGCACGCTCGGCTCCATCGCCGGCTCCGCTTTGTGGCTGCTGTGCCGCGGCATCCCCGCGTGGGGCATAGCGATAGTGGCCATAATCGGCTGCATCGCCGCCGACAAATACGAAAAGGCCTCAGAACGCAGCGACCCGGGCGAAGTCGTAATAGACGAAGTAGTCGGCGTCTGGATAGCCGCGTGGGGACTGGACCTCTCCTACGCCATCGTCGCGCTCTTTTTATTCCGCATCGTCGACATCACGAAGCCCTGCCCGATAAAATATTTTGAAAAACTGCCGGGCGGCGCCGGCATCATGGCCGACGACATCGCGGGCGGCATAGTCGTAAATCTGCTGCTGCGCTTCATACACTGGCTGCTCTTCGCGGACGGACTTGCCTCCATCCTTGCGCTAGCCGGCAGATAG
- a CDS encoding CinA family protein has translation MKERQNEASRLIETFKAQGLSLSLAESCTGGMIAAAVTEIAGASDIFWGSAVTYINSAKENILGVSKETLERHGAVSAQCASEMARGSRKIFGAKVALSVTGIAGPGGGSAQKPVGTVWFGISTEEGERAFLKTFDGARDEVRSQTVDAALAALLEYAKERASRDGRLNP, from the coding sequence ATGAAAGAAAGACAAAACGAGGCGTCGCGCCTCATAGAAACATTCAAAGCTCAAGGGCTCTCTCTTTCGCTTGCGGAGTCCTGCACCGGCGGCATGATAGCGGCCGCTGTCACCGAGATAGCGGGCGCCTCTGACATATTTTGGGGCTCCGCCGTCACCTACATAAACTCAGCCAAAGAAAACATCCTGGGCGTCTCAAAAGAGACGCTTGAACGCCACGGCGCCGTGAGCGCCCAGTGCGCCTCCGAAATGGCGCGCGGCTCACGAAAGATATTCGGCGCCAAAGTCGCGCTCAGCGTCACGGGAATAGCCGGCCCCGGCGGAGGCAGCGCCCAAAAACCGGTAGGCACGGTGTGGTTTGGCATAAGCACGGAAGAGGGCGAGCGCGCCTTTCTCAAAACGTTTGACGGCGCGCGCGACGAGGTGCGGAGCCAGACCGTAGACGCCGCGCTTGCCGCGCTGCTTGAATACGCAAAAGAAAGGGCCTCCCGCGATGGGCGGCTGAATCCCTAA
- the thpR gene encoding RNA 2',3'-cyclic phosphodiesterase, producing the protein MRTFICVKLPQSRIESLAGSIRALRGACSDIRWVKPETIHVTLKFCGELPRETVAAITAELGRARLGAPFELSAEGIGGFPNLKAPRVLWTALRNETEALRALQKTVDGCAFRCGIEKEKSFSPHITLGRRAERGPLALDCAAALIKTNISAAPWRVSEIIFMKSELTPSGPIYTPLEIFPLK; encoded by the coding sequence GTGCGAACCTTTATATGCGTCAAACTTCCGCAAAGTCGGATAGAAAGCCTGGCCGGCTCCATCCGCGCGCTTCGCGGCGCCTGTTCCGACATCCGCTGGGTGAAGCCGGAAACGATACACGTCACGCTGAAATTCTGCGGCGAGCTGCCCAGAGAGACTGTAGCTGCGATAACGGCGGAGCTTGGCCGCGCTCGCCTCGGAGCGCCCTTTGAACTTTCAGCCGAAGGCATAGGCGGCTTTCCGAACCTTAAAGCCCCGCGCGTGCTTTGGACTGCGCTGCGCAATGAGACTGAGGCGCTGCGTGCGCTGCAAAAGACGGTCGACGGCTGCGCCTTCAGATGCGGCATAGAAAAAGAAAAAAGCTTTTCCCCGCACATAACGCTTGGCCGCCGCGCAGAAAGAGGCCCGCTTGCGCTAGACTGCGCCGCGGCACTCATAAAAACAAATATTTCCGCAGCCCCGTGGCGTGTATCTGAGATAATATTTATGAAAAGCGAGCTCACGCCGTCAGGCCCCATATACACGCCGCTTGAAATATTTCCGTTAAAATAA
- the recA gene encoding recombinase RecA, translated as MAKKATGKAAVTKEDIFQQALGEIRGKFGDGAIMRLGDEVLHPVEVIPTGILPLDVALGIGGVPRGRVVEIFGPEGGGKTTIALHILAEAQRAGGITAFIDAEHALDPRLASQLGVDTANLYLSQPDSGEQAFYILDALVRSGAVDLVVVDSVAALTPQAEIDGKMDEGGKQVGLHARLMSYALRRLTAAISKSNTTVIFINQLRAQISAGYSQGPTETTTGGRALKFYSSVRIEVRRGKQVTQSEVAIGHELWIKVVKNKQAPPFRSAHTTLIYGKGVPKGIAVLDMAIDREVVKRKGSWLTYKGETLGQGKETVAAYIEKNPELMDEITKEVLHKVAAGLGLLDEPVKEEPDENTLEDNVEALLEEGVLKLDITQEDGMPDEGPEDF; from the coding sequence ATGGCAAAAAAAGCAACTGGCAAAGCGGCCGTCACTAAAGAGGATATATTCCAGCAGGCGCTCGGAGAGATAAGGGGCAAATTTGGCGACGGAGCCATAATGCGCCTCGGTGACGAGGTGCTGCACCCCGTCGAGGTCATCCCCACCGGCATCCTTCCGCTCGACGTAGCTCTTGGCATCGGCGGCGTGCCGCGCGGACGCGTAGTTGAGATATTCGGCCCTGAAGGCGGCGGAAAGACGACGATAGCGCTCCACATACTGGCCGAAGCTCAAAGGGCCGGCGGCATCACCGCCTTCATAGACGCGGAACACGCGCTTGACCCGCGGCTTGCCTCGCAGCTCGGAGTAGACACGGCAAACCTCTATCTCTCGCAGCCCGACAGCGGTGAACAGGCCTTCTACATTCTTGACGCGCTCGTGCGCAGCGGAGCCGTCGACCTTGTAGTAGTAGACTCAGTCGCCGCGCTTACGCCGCAGGCTGAAATAGACGGAAAAATGGACGAGGGAGGCAAGCAGGTCGGCCTTCACGCGCGCCTCATGAGCTATGCGCTAAGAAGGCTCACGGCCGCTATCTCAAAGAGCAACACCACCGTCATCTTTATAAACCAGCTCAGAGCGCAGATAAGCGCGGGATACAGCCAAGGCCCGACCGAAACCACCACCGGCGGACGCGCGCTCAAATTCTACAGCTCCGTCAGGATAGAGGTGCGCCGCGGCAAACAGGTGACGCAGAGCGAAGTGGCGATAGGCCACGAACTGTGGATAAAGGTAGTCAAAAACAAACAGGCGCCGCCGTTCCGCAGCGCGCACACCACGCTCATCTACGGCAAAGGCGTGCCCAAAGGCATCGCGGTGCTCGACATGGCCATCGACCGCGAAGTTGTAAAACGCAAAGGCTCGTGGCTCACCTACAAGGGCGAAACGCTCGGCCAGGGCAAAGAGACCGTAGCCGCGTACATCGAAAAGAACCCGGAGCTCATGGACGAGATAACCAAAGAGGTGCTCCATAAGGTAGCGGCTGGGCTTGGCCTGCTTGACGAACCTGTCAAAGAAGAGCCGGACGAAAACACGCTCGAAGACAACGTGGAAGCGCTGCTTGAAGAGGGCGTTCTCAAGCTCGACATCACGCAGGAGGACGGTATGCCCGACGAAGGCCCGGAAGATTTTTAG